One window from the genome of Lachancea thermotolerans CBS 6340 chromosome B complete sequence encodes:
- the DUG3 gene encoding glutamine amidotransferase subunit DUG3 (highly similar to uniprot|P53871 Saccharomyces cerevisiae YNL191W Hypothetical ORF), translating to MCRFLIFKGKEPIRLSHLLTRPAHSIIKQSFDSRLRVDMRRPINGDGFGVAYYPLDQELSEDGPCLFKAITPAWNNQNLETLAEKTKSDLVFAHVRASTYGVLSETNCHPFTYHNITFMHNGGIGNFTKIKRRLLAHIGDEYFNLIQGSTDSECAFALFLDTLEKMGSNPSESTGHFGHTTLRNCMLRTIEIIKDWTKEANGNDPDAEPSILNFAVTDGTDVVVSRYITSRKYQGASLHFSCGSSFVEYAPGEYRMERLDRNQDVVMVASEPLTFERGDWITVPTNTILTIKNQTVLLHPIIDEYFQENPLYARNSSLAERKGLMGAVPVSKPTDKNVPPLEREGRSRPQTSRLVA from the exons ATGTGCAGATTTCTAATCTTTAAAG GCAAAGAGCCCATCCGGCTATCACACTTGTTGACAAGGCCAGCACACTCGATTATCAAGCAATCGTTTGACAGTCGCCTTCGGGTTGACATGAGAAGGCCTATCAACGGTGATGGATTTGGCGTGGCGTACTATCCTCTTGACCAGGAGCTGAGCGAAGATGGCCCTTGTCTATTCAAAGCCATCACACCTGCCTGGAATAACCAAAACTTGGAAACGTTGGCTGAAAAAACTAAGTCTGACCTTGTGTTCGCACACGTTAGAGCTTCCACCTACGGCGTACTGTCTGAGACAAACTGTCATCCTTTTACCTACCACAACATTACATTCATGCACAACGGGGGCATCGGGAACTTCACTAAGATCAAGAGACGACTTTTGGCGCATATCGGCGACGAGTACTTCAACCTGATCCAAGGCAGCACGGACTCTGAGTGTGCGTTCGCGCTTTTCCTTGATACGCTGGAGAAAATGGGATCTAATCCCTCGGAAAGCACCGGGCATTTCGGACACACTACACTGCGGAATTGTATGCTACGCACTATCGAGATCATCAAAGACTGGACTAAGGAGGCCAACGGTAACGACCCCGATGCGGAGCCTTCAATCTTGAATTTTGCCGTCACCGACGGTACCGATGTTGTGGTTTCCAGATACATCACCTCAAGGAAATATCAGGGTGCATCATTGCATTTCAGCTGCGGCTCCAGCTTCGTGGAATATGCCCCCGGTGAATACAGAATGGAGCGGCTGGACAGAAACCAGGATGTTGTCATGGTCGCGTCCGAACCGCTCACCTTCGAGCGCGGCGACTGGATCACCGTGCCCACCAACACCATACTTACCATCAAAAACCAGACGGTTCTCCTGCACCCCATCATCGATGAAtactttcaagaaaacccCCTCTACGCCAGAAACTCATCGCTAGCGGAGAGAAAGGGTCTCATGGGCGCGGTTCCAGTGTCCAAGCCTACGGACAAGAATGTGCCACCACTGGAGAGAGAGGGCCGTTCTAGGCCTCAAACCTCCAGATTGGTCGCTTAA
- a CDS encoding uncharacterized protein (similar to uniprot|P53870 Saccharomyces cerevisiae YNL193W Hypothetical ORF) has protein sequence MRRNVSKKHVLTTEEDFYVDATSKEEQAERWALSDIKKTIGQYMAAVNAYEQGLHAPDRTEIGSYHIYYNQTRLLLKLHTDFIACDGINILQYVNIRDLGDVSPLFLPLDSIIDRFEFAITKFGDLCSWDLFFNLLTCYLSILEESQEELTGEVLLKIFERFVELAQNLIQLHLRELETWDVSFENKDDDFQSMDLSQQSFDSTTGKGIKEVHDTSTAEYVEMQDEITHLTLVETLSVCFRFVSTLMEILGEAAHGKRATINPIQSNYLGDAALQFTSQLKLFASEIDRSKVGNEIMELDLAMSLVQGLEIAISADYDSLQRFIEESGENLDKLMICIDILRLCLTNQNSTFSQKWSFCSEIGRLLSRVESQLVQKRLDIMSGHLKGLENELSPTVFKLCDVMITRSDNELLRWTMKESESGSSSNQNASKTSEILLKNAGVLLKNATAIAQKPCGFREYVSDKLKRNYIYKQAAERLEFINTGKITGVIEDLVSEHPFFAKR, from the coding sequence ATGAGGCGAAACGTTAGTAAGAAGCATGTGCTCACTACTGAGGAAGACTTCTACGTCGATGCGACTTctaaagaagaacaagctgAAAGGTGGGCTCTTTCagatatcaaaaaaactATAGGACAATATATGGCGGCAGTCAACGCATATGAACAAGGCTTACATGCACCCGATCGTACGGAAATCGGGAGCTATCACATATATTACAATCAGACGCGGCTACTCCTTAAGTTGCACACGGACTTCATTGCGTGCGATGGCATCAACATATTACAATATGTGAATATTAGGGACTTGGGCGATGTTAGCCCTCTTTTTTTGCCCTTAGACAGTATAATAGATCGGTTTGAGTTTGCTATTACTAAGTTTGGTGATTTGTGCTCATGGGATCTGTTCTTCAATCTACTGACTTGTTATTTAAGCATCTTGGAAGAGAGTCAGGAAGAATTGACTGGAGAGGTTCTGCTAAAGATCTTCGAGAGGTTTGTTGAGCTGGCTCAAAACTTGATACAATTACACCTTCGAGAGCTTGAAACTTGGGACGTGTCCTTTGAGAATAAAGACGATGATTTCCAATCCATGGATCTATCACAACAATCTTTCGACTCAACAACAGGAAAAGGAATTAAGGAAGTCCACGACACGTCTACAGCGGAATACGTTGAAATGCAAGATGAAATCACTCACCTTACACTTGTGGAAACACTCTCCGTATGTTTTCGATTTGTGAGTACATTAATGGAAATACTTGGCGAAGCAGCTCATGGCAAAAGAGCGACAATCAACCCGATTCAATCAAACTACCTCGGAGATGCTGCTTTGCAGTTTACATCCCAATTGAAGTTATTTGCTAGCGAGATTGATCGATCAAAGGTTGGCAACGAGATTATGGAACTTGACCTTGCCATGAGTTTGgttcaaggtcttgaaatAGCTATTTCCGCAGACTATGATAGCCTCCAAAGATTTATTGAGGAATCTGGCGAAAATTTAGACAAGCTTATGATTTGCATTGACATTTTACGGCTATGCTTGAcaaatcaaaattcgaccttttctcaaaagtgGTCTTTTTGTTCCGAGATTGGGCGCCTTTTGAGTCGCGTTGAGTCACAACTTGTTCAGAAAAGGTTAGACATCATGTCAGGGCACCTTAAAGGCTTAGAAAATGAACTGAGCCCTACTGTTTTCAAATTGTGCGATGTTATGATTACAAGGTCTGATAATGAGCTCTTAAGGTGGACCATGAAAGAATCGGAATCCggcagctcttcaaatcaaaatgcATCCAAAACGTCTGAAATACTTCTAAAAAATGCAGGGGTACTGCTCAAGAACGCTACCGCTATTGCACAAAAGCCATGCGGCTTTAGAGAGTACGTCAGTGACAAACTCAAAAGGAATTATATCTACAAGCAGGCAGCTGAGAGGTTAGAATTCATCAACACCGGGAAAATCACTGGCGTGATAGAAGATCTCGTTTCCGAGCATCCTTTTTTTGCGAAGCGATGA
- the DTD1 gene encoding D-tyrosyl-tRNA(Tyr) deacylase (highly similar to uniprot|Q07648 Saccharomyces cerevisiae YDL219W DTD1 D-Tyr-tRNA(Tyr) deacylase functions in protein translation may affect nonsense suppression via alteration of the protein synthesis machinery ubiquitous among eukaryotes), with amino-acid sequence MRVVLQKVSKAAVTVDSEVVSAIKEGYMLLVGISVHDTIEDAEKISRKVLNLRIFEDENGAFWKKNVKEAGGQILSISQFTLQAVTKKGTKPDFHLAQKGPIAKGLYDEFLGLLRKDMGDENVKDGVFGAMMSCELVNEGPVTIVLDTKE; translated from the exons ATGAGAGTGGTTCTTCAGAAGGTCAGCAAAGCAGCTGTTACGGTGGACTCAGAAGTCGTGTCTGC CATCAAGGAAGGCTACATGCTTCTGGTAGGAATTTCGGTCCATGACACCATTGAAGACGCGGAGAAAATATCCAGGAAGGTGCTCAACTTGCGCATATTTGAAGACGAGAACGGGGCcttctggaaaaaaaaCGTGAAAGAAGCTGGTGGGCAGATCTTATCTATTTCTCAATTCACGTTGCAGGCAGTTACCAAGAAGGGCACCAAGCCGGACTTTCACCTAGCACAAAAGGGGCCTATAGCGAAAGGGCTATATGATGAATTCCTGGGCTTACTGAGAAAAGACATGGGGGACGAGAACGTGAAGGACGGAGTGTTTGGTGCTATGATGAGCTGCGAGCTAGTGAACGAAGGCCCCGTTACGATAGTTCTTGACACAAAAGAATAA
- the CHS1 gene encoding chitin synthase I (similar to uniprot|P08004 Saccharomyces cerevisiae YNL192W CHS1 Chitin synthase I requires activation from zymogenic form in order to catalyze the transfer of N-acetylglucosamine (GlcNAc) to chitin required for repairing the chitin septum during cytokinesis transcription activated by mating factor) has protein sequence MSYRYNHGYGNDQTNNGENPFMSSRGERSDQSYEEDQREQEYKDFVKQYPTTYQAQQTTPYNTSSGVFQGNSQQNSEPYPPHDGHQLPQSYNVPTINVYQAPQTIPFAPNTVAPMTSMNHETSNDQIYHMDYEPRNSSANSSTGAEYYPQETQPILDHRRPPPAPQPDFLSSNLNSSSVFYDYDPEDPVGFVDQNGDDYQINTFYNNENEMANPYSSAFNLGDYADNVDSGDEYSNTNYDDRQERDLGEYSYDNDANTLAKIRSSTNLLEDGASGDVLMNSAEKLGDNSSASSHNRPSRRLTTVRKFKLSMGNFIFDCPISEHLISQYVRAVDDPEKLSNEFKFMRYQAVTCEPEMFQSNNFTLRQLKYGLPRQTELMIVITMYNEDDVLLARTLKGVMDNIRHFTKKTNSSTWGPDAWKKIVVCIVSDGRSKINERSLALMSALGCYQDGFAKGEINDKKVIAHVYEHTSKVNIRGIRDGKVDLLCGENTVPIQLLFCLKENNQKKINSHRWALEAFAEVLQPTVINLLDAGTMPGKDSIYELWREFKDPQVGGACGEIKTDLGRGYKKLLNPLVASQNFEYKLSNILDKTTESNFGFISVLPGAFSAYRFEAIRGEPLRKYFLGDDLNARLFMTNMYLAEDRILCFEVVTKKDSNWTLKYSRSSYGSTDVPEKIPEFILQRRRWMNGAFFAALYSFLHFYKIWSSGHSFIRKLMLNLQFVYLFLSTLISWFSLSSFFLVFRILTMSIAVSNNDQKVFRVLSVLFLWLYGVSILITFILSLGNKPKGTSKFYLSTFIFFAILMVYMIFCSIFMSVHSIRNIIDNGNVTFVSLMKQETFRDLIVSMGSTYCLYLLSSVIYLQPMHMLTSFVQYLLLSPSYINVLNIYAFCNVHDISWGTKGFVAKPLGKIHSKEDGTVKLEIPVSAREIDANFNKHREILMSEAPEEGQEEVSFEEKKTNYYAMVRSLVIILWVISNFIIVAVVLETGGIGQYESLDKMQSSTSTETTVSILPQRSTVYFSVILWLVAFMAAFRFIGCCLYVVQRFFRKLRFGK, from the coding sequence ATGAGCTATCGCTACAATCATGGATACGGGAATGACCAAACTAATAACGGCGAGAACCCTTTCATGAGTTCGCGGGGCGAAAGGTCAGACCAGAGCtacgaagaagatcaaagaGAACAGGAATACAAAGACTTTGTCAAGCAGTATCCTACAACCTACCAAGCTCAGCAAACTACACCGTATAACACATCTTCTGGAGTCTTCCAAGGCAATTCCCAGCAAAATAGCGAGCCGTATCCCCCGCATGATGGTCACCAACTACCCCAAAGTTATAATGTGCCCACAATCAATGTATATCAGGCGCCTCAAACAATCCCGTTTGCACCCAATACGGTAGCTCCCATGACTTCAATGAACCATGAGACTAGTAACGATCAAATATACCACATGGACTATGAACCTCGGAACTCTAGCGCAAATTCAAGCACTGGCGCGGAATACTACCCACAGGAAACCCAGCCCATACTTGACCATCGCAGACCTCCCCCAGCCCCTCAACCAGACTTTTTATCATCAAATTTAAATTCTTCTAGCGTCTTCTATGACTACGATCCCGAGGATCCAGTTGGGTTTGTTGACCAAAACGGGGACGATTACCAAATCAATACCTTCTACAACAATGAGAATGAAATGGCAAACCCATACTCAAGCGCCTTTAACTTAGGTGACTACGCTGACAACGTTGACTCAGGGGATGAATATAGCAACACAAACTACGACGATAGGCAAGAAAGAGACTTGGGGGAGTACTCTTACGATAACGATGCGAATACTCTTGCCAAAATTAGATCTTCTACAAATCTCCTTGAAGATGGTGCATCGGGGGATGTGCTAATGAACTCTGCAGAAAAGCTAGGCGACAATTCAAGTGCCAGTTCTCACAACAGGCCCTCTCGGAGGCTCACCACGGTGAGAAAATTCAAGCTGAGTATGGGCAATTTCATCTTTGATTGCCCCATTAGCGAACACTTGATTTCTCAATATGTGAGGGCTGTTGATGATCCAGAGAAGCTTTCCAATGAGTTTAAGTTTATGAGGTACCAGGCTGTGACTTGTGAGCCGGAAATGTTCCAGTCAAACAACTTTACGCTTCGTCAACTTAAATATGGACTACCGCGGCAAACGGAGCTCATGATTGTGATAACAATGTACAACGAAGATGACGTTCTTTTAGCAAGAACTCTGAAAGGTGTTATGGATAACATTCGCCATTTCAcgaaaaaaacaaattcaTCAACTTGGGGGCCTGATGCTTGGAAAAAAATAGTCGTATGCATCGTGTCAGATGGAAGGTCTAAAATCAATGAGCGTTCGCTGGCTCTCATGAGCGCGCTAGGGTGCTATCAAGACGGATTTGCTAAGGGTGAGATTAACGATAAAAAAGTAATTGCCCATGTTTATGAACACACCTCCAAAGTCAACATTCGAGGCATTAGGGATGGCAAGGTTGATCTTCTGTGTGGCGAAAATACTGTTCCAATCCAATTGttgttttgcttgaaagaaaacaatcaaaagaaaatcaatTCCCATCGTTGGGCACTAGAGGCTTTTGCTGAGGTTTTGCAGCCAACAGTTATTAATTTGCTAGACGCTGGTACCATGCCTGGGAAGGATTCAATTTACGAGCTATGGCGCGAATTCAAAGATCCCCAGGTCGGTGGGGCATGTGGTGAAATTAAAACTGACTTAGGAAGAGGttacaagaagcttcttaaCCCGCTAGTTGCATCACAAAACTTTGAGTACAAGCTTTCTAACATTCTTGATAAGACTACTGAATCAAACTTTGGATTTATTAGCGTTTTGCCGGGTGCGTTTTCGGCTTATAGGTTTGAGGCAATAAGAGGCGAACCTCTTCGAAAATATTTCCTGGGTGATGACTTGAATGCGCGCTTGTTCATGACAAACATGTATCTAGCCGAAGATCGTATTCTTTGCTTTGAAGTGGTTACCAAAAAAGACAGTAATTGGACATTGAAGTATTCCAGAAGCTCGTATGGCTCCACTGACGTCCCTGAGAAAATCCCAGAGTTTATTTTGCAACGAAGGAGATGGATGAACGGTGCCTTTTTCGCAGCCCTCTACTCCTTTTTGCATTTTTATAAGATCTGGAGTAGTGGTCATTCTTTCATCCGGAAGCTCATGCTCAATTTACAGTTTGTCtacttgtttttgagtaCATTGATATCTTGGTTCTCTCTCAGCTCATTTTTCCTGGTCTTCAGAATATTGACAATGTCCATTGCTGTTTCTAACAATGATCAAAAAGTGTTTAGAGTGTTATCTGTGCTTTTCTTGTGGCTCTATGGTGTCTCGATTCTGATTACATTCATCCTGTCCCTCGGTAACAAACCCAAGGGAACCTCAAAGTTCTACCTCTCGACATTTATCTTTTTTGCTATCCTCATGGTTTACATGATTTTCTGCTCAATATTTATGAGTGTGCATTCGATCAGGAACATTATAGACAACGGAAATGTGACATTTGTGAGTTTGATGAAACAGGAGACTTTTCGAGACCTGATTGTGTCAATGGGTTCGACCTATTGCCTTTACCTATTGAGTTCTGTGATCTACCTTCAACCCATGCATATGCTTACAAGTTTTGTACAATATTTGCTGCTCAGTCCATCCTACATCAACGTGCTGAATATCTACGCGTTTTGTAACGTGCATGATATATCATGGGGAACTAAGGGCTTCGTTGCAAAGCCGCTAGGGAAAATCCATTCTAAGGAGGATGGTACCGTGAAACTGGAGATTCCGGTTTCAGCTCGAGAGATTGACGCGAATTTCAACAAGCATCGCGAGATATTGATGTCTGAGGCTCCTGAGGAAGGTCAAGAGGAGGTATCTTTCGAGGAGAAAAAGACTAACTACTATGCCATGGTTCGGTCATTGGTAATTATTTTGTGGGTCATTTCCAATTTCATAATAGTGGCGGTTGTATTAGAAACTGGTGGTATTGGTCAATATGAGTCTCTGGACAAAATGCAGTCTTCAACTTCCACCGAGACTACTGTCTCTATCCTACCACAGAGATCGACCGTGTATTTTTCAGTAATACTCTGGCTTGTGGCTTTTATGGCTGCTTTTCGCTTCATCGGATGCTGTCTCTACGTGGTTCAGAGATTTTTTAGGAAGCTCCGCTTCGGTAAGTAA
- the CDC13 gene encoding telomere-binding protein CDC13 (some similarities with uniprot|P32797 Saccharomyces cerevisiae YDL220C CDC13 Single stranded DNA- binding protein found at TG1-3 telomere G-tails regulates telomere replication through recruitment of specific sub- complexes but the essential function is telomere capping), with amino-acid sequence MNSNLPSGLKYICDPLELKGFFSEGEVLRQDIEFVSVLTSIDFNPKSRCLFQFSNFRPGESVSPDYTCKITCNNVETLNLTKLTLSLVSQQFDLDFPDLNDAEGFYMKDIHLEKLCFVCCKGTFVTCDNKGGIFLQGLRIIDIHSSLFDPTKRDERSSISETVRVIFDNLVKLNDNSKAQFKFVKLQNYDTAMRKYIQSRQESMLSLKEKNPLFGLLKPRADHDSQNDFDSQLPDPDSNLDNAIFYGHRIPSESLDSQTPNLVSSEIIEEGQSPSVAGAAGTPAALSGSNKPSSYQGSGSLSISQISPPRETEYVRLSRDFETSAIESNKRSAVVTSDQEIRDDSSLDDDILEFSLSTHSVDKNELSQTSRGSQPTSKRQRIQMLGNISQKDPNSYMFHASLDEPLIISGVVFGLRINDAASSPSIALYIHAGSLQNESVSANLYPYKNCTEVLAYASDSIELNSKLFPAENSAEMLEALRWYVEDKKVELKVKKSSILLADGYFTFAWTLVSVKTAGDAPKLSTSQTSHTPRSSQIVGSSQEASQDSLDPLKTFGEISISGNEVEFIRTFALLVSAKTFGSKMHKFVFTDFTSHPKNKLSAFDSFLGSYTNRLPQDMAFPFVIYNDHFREFTTRLQRHTGYNFNQLYSGNDNNLSNRGIVCRLSLKVKLYSGGIDGIIRRCEPIVVTKRLPKDEERHITEFYDRAIREIPQIVLLNNFDSYKTFFPIAMFRGLVVLDTSDAQNQHRTPPSSQPALGALQPLPQRPPPKLHIELEHFTVNRHMEIPVLYGLDATDSSHLFELRAKVVAAIRTGELLAFYVTNDWISQDMLDPTRVLRVEIPGRSNMDYFFGTYASQETRPDLAARDAQLGTMIGETFTFRLVTFAVPVSPSRFLRTWCPVECTIQELSYELAARRGQAAARVKLEDS; translated from the coding sequence ATGAACTCTAACCTTCCCAGCGGATTGAAATACATATGCGACCCTCTTGAATTGAaaggttttttttcagaaggGGAGGTGCTTAGACAAGACATTGAGTTTGTCTCTGTTTTGACCAGTATAGACTTCAACCCAAAGTCTAGGTGTTTATTCCAATTCAGCAATTTCAGGCCTGGCGAAAGCGTATCTCCTGATTACACTTGTAAAATAACATGCAACAATGTGGAGACCTTGAACCTCACGAAGCTAACTCTCTCGCTTGTATCGCAGCAGTTCGATCTAGATTTCCCAGATTTGAATGATGCCGAAGGTTTCTATATGAAAGATATACACCTAGAGAAGCTTTGTTTCGTGTGCTGTAAAGGGACTTTTGTTACATGCGACAACAAAGGCGGTATTTTTCTGCAGGGCTTGCGCATCATTGATATACACTCTTCACTGTTCGACCCCACAAAACGAGATGAGAGGTCATCAATCAGCGAAACTGTGCGAGTTATATTCGACAATCTTGTAAAACTTAACGATAACTCCAAGGCCCAGTTCAAATTCGTCAAACTTCAGAACTACGATACCGCTATGAGAAAATACATCCAATCTAGACAAGAAAGCATGCTATCGctaaaagaaaaaaatcCTCTATTTGGACTCTTGAAGCCCCGAGCTGATCATGATTCACaaaatgattttgattcACAGCTGCCCGACCCTGACTCCAACCTAGATAACGCGATTTTTTATGGTCATCGTATACCAAGTGAAAGCCTTGATTCGCAAACTCCAAACCTAGTTTCAAGTGAGATAATCGAAGAAGGACAGAGCCCATCTGTTGCTGGAGCAGCCGGTACTCCAGCAGCTCTATCAGGCTCAAACAAACCATCATCTTATCAAGGATCCGGTTCGCTATCCATTTCACAGATAAGCCCTCCAAGAGAGACAGAGTACGTTCGCTTAAGCcgagattttgaaaccaGTGCGATTGAATCGAACAAGCGCTCAGCAGTTGTCACTTCTGACCAAGAAATTCGAGATGATTCTTCTCTTGATGACGATATTCTGGAATTTTCGCTCAGCACACATTCTGTGGACAAGAACGAACTTTCACAAACCTCGAGGGGTAGTCAGCCAACTTCCAAGCGGCAGAGAATACAGATGTTAGGAAACATTAGTCAAAAAGATCCAAATTCTTATATGTTTCATGCCTCGTTAGACGAACCTTTGATTATAAGTGGCGTAGTCTTTGGGCTTCGTATAAATGACGCTGCGTCAAGTCCTAGTATTGCGCTCTATATTCACGCAGgcagccttcaaaatgaaagTGTTTCCGCAAATCTTTATCCGTACAAGAATTGCACCGAGGTCCTGGCATATGCAAGCGATAGCATTGAGCTAAACTCGAAGCTTTTTCCAGCCGAGAATTCTGCAGAAATGCTTGAAGCACTGCGGTGGTACGTCGAAGATAAAAAGGTTGAgctcaaagtcaaaaagtcGTCCATACTCCTGGCCGACGGGTATTTCACCTTTGCGTGGACCCTCGTTTCAGTAAAGACTGCGGGTGACGCCCCGAAATTGAGCACATCTCAGACAAGCCATACTCCGCGATCCAGTCAGATTGTAGGTTCAAGTCAGGAAGCCTCGCAAGACTCTCTGGATCCCTTGAAAACCTTTGGTGAAATCTCCATATCAGGCAACGAGGTTGAATTCATCAGAACGTTTGCTCTCCTCGTGAGCGCAAAGACATTTGGCTCCAAAATGCACAAGTTCGTTTTCACTGACTTCACGTCACACCCCAAGAATAAGCTGTCCGCATTTGATTCTTTCCTAGGATCTTACACGAATCGCCTGCCCCAAGACATGGCGTTCCCTTTCGTGATATACAATGACCATTTCCGCGAGTTTACCACTCGACTGCAAAGGCACACGGGATACAATTTCAATCAGCTTTACAGCGGGAACGATAACAACCTCTCGAACCGAGGGATCGTGTGCAGGTTGTCGTTAAAGGTCAAACTCTACTCCGGTGGCATCGACGGAATTATCAGAAGGTGCGAGCCGATCGTGGTAACGAAACGTCTGCCAAAAGATGAGGAAAGGCACATCACCGAATTCTACGACCGGGCGATCCGCGAGATCCCCCAGATTGTGCTTCTTAACAACTTCGACAGCTACAAAACTTTTTTTCCCATCGCGATGTTCCGAGGTCTTGTCGTACTCGACACCAGCGACGCCCAGAACCAGCATCGCACGCCGCCGTCGTCACAGCCGGCCCTGGGCGCTCTCCAGCCTCTGCCCCAGAGGCCACCTCCAAAGCTCCacattgagcttgagcaTTTCACTGTCAACCGCCACATGGAAATACCGGTTCTGTACGGCTTAGACGCCACTGACAGCTCTCATCTCTTCGAGCTCAGGGCCAAAGTCGTGGCGGCTATTCGCACGGGCGAACTGTTGGCCTTCTATGTCACTAACGACTGGATTTCACAGGACATGCTGGATCCAACGCGAGTGCTGCGTGTTGAGATACCCGGCCGCTCCAACATGGACTACTTTTTTGGGACTTACGCTAGCCAAGAAACGCGCCCAGACCTCGCGGCACGTGACGCTCAACTCGGGACCATGATCGGCGAAACGTTCACGTTCCGCCTGGTTACTTTTGCTGTTCCTGTGAGCCCCAGCAGATTTCTACGCACCTGGTGTCCTGTAGAATGCACGATCCAAGAACTAAGTTACGAACTGGCAGCTCGACGGGGTCAAGCCGCTGCTAGGGTCAAGCTTGAAGATTCCTAG